One Thiocapsa bogorovii DNA segment encodes these proteins:
- a CDS encoding DUF1295 domain-containing protein has translation MNNTIESLLAIAVALLVAAGVAWAGSQGGLALGGIPLFALAGLVAFVIQWAVFVPSYRAQTEHWYDLTGSLTYLTVIVGTLLLAGRFDARSLLLVVLVSIWAIRLGRHLVRRIQKAGADTRFDDIKPSFTRFLMAWTLQGLWVFLTLGAALAAMTTAAAPPIGLIGLAGLGIWVAGFAIEAIADAQKQAFRDDPSNKGRFIHSGLWAWSRHPNYFGEITLWAGVAVIAWPALSGWQAVTLISPLFVYLLLTRVSGTPILEARADERWGDDPAYQDYKARTPVLMLRPPGRSAAA, from the coding sequence ATGAACAACACCATCGAGTCCCTGCTCGCAATCGCCGTCGCGCTGCTGGTTGCCGCCGGCGTCGCCTGGGCTGGCAGCCAAGGGGGCCTCGCCCTCGGGGGCATCCCCTTGTTCGCGCTCGCCGGGCTGGTTGCCTTCGTGATCCAGTGGGCGGTCTTCGTGCCCTCCTATCGGGCACAGACCGAACATTGGTACGACCTGACCGGCAGCCTGACGTATCTGACGGTCATCGTCGGCACGCTGCTGCTGGCCGGTCGCTTCGATGCCCGGTCCCTCCTGCTGGTCGTGCTCGTTTCCATCTGGGCGATCCGACTTGGCCGCCATCTGGTGCGACGGATCCAAAAGGCCGGGGCGGACACGCGCTTCGACGACATCAAGCCGTCGTTCACGCGCTTCCTGATGGCCTGGACGTTGCAGGGTCTGTGGGTGTTCCTGACACTTGGTGCAGCCCTGGCGGCGATGACAACCGCAGCCGCGCCGCCGATCGGACTGATCGGTTTGGCCGGGCTGGGCATCTGGGTCGCTGGCTTCGCCATCGAGGCGATCGCCGATGCGCAGAAACAGGCGTTTCGTGACGATCCGTCGAACAAGGGCCGTTTCATCCACTCCGGTCTCTGGGCCTGGTCCCGGCACCCGAACTATTTCGGCGAGATCACCCTCTGGGCAGGCGTCGCGGTGATCGCGTGGCCGGCCTTGTCCGGCTGGCAGGCCGTGACGCTGATCTCCCCATTGTTCGTTTATCTTCTGCTGACGCGCGTCAGCGGCACCCCGATCCTAGAGGCGCGTGCGGACGAGCGGTGGGGCGACGATCCCGCCTATCAGGACTACAAGGCGCGCACGCCGGTGCTGATGCTCCGACCGCCCGGTCGATCCGCCGCTGCGTGA
- a CDS encoding DUF1214 domain-containing protein produces the protein MTKAPPVNSFWSITVHDSTTGRLHPNDDNRYHINNTTAVKNEDGTFTFRVKVKCEDGDQNCLEVPAGPFDVAARYYLPEPEIMTGEWTIPRPVLKKSS, from the coding sequence GTGACGAAGGCGCCTCCGGTCAACTCCTTCTGGTCGATCACTGTCCATGACTCCACCACCGGTCGCCTGCACCCCAACGATGACAACCGCTACCACATCAATAACACGACCGCCGTCAAGAATGAGGACGGCACCTTCACCTTCCGTGTCAAGGTGAAGTGCGAAGACGGCGACCAGAATTGCCTCGAGGTTCCCGCCGGGCCGTTCGACGTGGCCGCACGCTACTACCTTCCGGAGCCGGAGATCATGACTGGCGAGTGGACGATTCCGAGGCCCGTGCTGAAGAAATCCAGCTAG
- the vapC gene encoding type II toxin-antitoxin system tRNA(fMet)-specific endonuclease VapC has translation MFLLDTNVCIQILNRRSEHLQHRFRELSPDDIALCSIVKAELLYGARHSKRVEDNLQLLKTFFAPLPSLPFTDQCAEEAGQIRADLAAQGKPIGPNDLLIAATARANDAVLVTHNGREFTRVTNLRWVDWQEG, from the coding sequence ATGTTTCTGCTCGATACCAACGTCTGCATCCAGATACTCAACCGTCGCTCCGAGCACCTCCAGCACCGCTTTCGGGAGCTTTCCCCCGATGACATCGCCCTGTGCAGCATCGTCAAGGCCGAGCTGCTCTACGGCGCCCGCCACAGCAAGCGCGTGGAAGACAACCTTCAACTGCTGAAGACCTTCTTCGCACCGCTGCCAAGCCTGCCCTTCACGGACCAATGTGCCGAAGAAGCCGGCCAGATCCGCGCCGACCTCGCCGCCCAGGGCAAGCCCATCGGCCCGAATGACCTGTTGATCGCCGCCACCGCCCGCGCCAATGACGCCGTGCTCGTGACCCACAACGGCCGGGAGTTTACCCGCGTCACCAATCTGCGCTGGGTGGACTGGCAAGAAGGCTGA
- a CDS encoding CopG family transcriptional regulator — MSQLHCYVTDEIAEKLKRRAEAARMPVSKYLALLIKRNVDSQWPEDYFSCFGGWQGDELQRPDQGDYEERDELA; from the coding sequence ATGTCCCAGCTCCATTGTTACGTCACCGACGAGATCGCCGAAAAGCTCAAGCGCCGTGCCGAGGCCGCGCGCATGCCCGTATCGAAGTACCTGGCCCTGCTGATCAAGCGAAACGTGGACAGCCAATGGCCGGAGGACTACTTCAGCTGCTTCGGTGGCTGGCAGGGCGATGAGCTCCAGCGCCCGGATCAGGGCGACTACGAAGAACGCGATGAACTCGCCTGA
- a CDS encoding ATP-binding protein: protein MIDRNITPQLRALAGYYPLVAVTGPRQSGKTTLCRAVFPDRPYVSLEALDLRAFAQEDPRGFLAEYQDGAVLDEIQRVPGLLSYLQTEVDERPEPGRFILTGSQHLGLSEAIAQSLAGRCGLLTLLPPSLDELTRFQNAPDDLYTLLWQGAYPRIYDRGIPAHQWLAGYLATYVQRDVRQIVNVADLQTFSGFLRLCAGHSAQEVNLSALGADAGVSHNTARAWLSVLETSFVLHRLPAWHANLRKQMVKAPKLHLFDSGLLCYLLGIQEPAQLRLHPLRGAVFESWAVAEVYKAQTNQGRQPALFHYRESRGIEIDLLVEYGLALDALEIKSGATVVADFFKHLPRFAERLASLTPKRSMRALVVYGGDASQRRTQAQVVSWRDLPGVAVGPDRAGNEAHEL from the coding sequence ATGATCGATCGCAACATCACCCCCCAACTCCGCGCCTTGGCTGGTTACTACCCGCTGGTGGCCGTGACCGGACCGCGCCAGTCCGGCAAGACCACGCTGTGCCGGGCCGTTTTTCCGGATCGACCCTATGTGTCGTTGGAGGCGTTGGACCTGCGCGCCTTCGCGCAGGAAGACCCGCGCGGTTTCCTGGCCGAATACCAGGACGGCGCCGTGCTCGACGAGATTCAGCGGGTACCTGGGTTACTGAGCTATCTGCAAACCGAGGTCGACGAGCGCCCCGAGCCGGGCCGTTTTATCCTGACCGGCTCGCAGCACCTGGGGCTGAGTGAAGCTATCGCGCAATCCCTGGCCGGGCGTTGCGGCCTGCTGACGCTGCTGCCGCCGAGCCTGGACGAGTTGACCCGGTTCCAGAATGCCCCGGACGACCTTTACACGCTCTTGTGGCAAGGCGCCTATCCACGCATCTACGACCGCGGCATCCCGGCGCACCAATGGCTGGCGGGCTACCTCGCGACCTATGTCCAACGCGATGTGCGCCAGATCGTCAATGTCGCCGACTTGCAGACTTTTAGCGGCTTTCTGCGCCTATGCGCGGGCCACAGCGCCCAAGAAGTCAATCTGAGCGCATTGGGGGCCGATGCCGGTGTCTCCCACAATACCGCCCGCGCCTGGCTGTCGGTGCTGGAGACGAGTTTCGTTCTCCACCGGTTGCCGGCCTGGCATGCCAATCTGCGCAAGCAAATGGTGAAGGCGCCGAAGCTGCATCTGTTCGACAGCGGGCTCTTGTGCTACCTGCTCGGTATCCAGGAGCCGGCACAACTGCGCCTGCATCCGCTGCGTGGCGCGGTGTTCGAGAGTTGGGCGGTGGCGGAGGTCTATAAGGCACAGACCAATCAGGGCCGGCAGCCTGCGCTGTTCCATTATCGCGAGAGCCGCGGCATTGAGATCGACCTACTCGTCGAATACGGGCTAGCGCTCGATGCCTTAGAGATCAAGTCGGGGGCAACTGTGGTCGCAGACTTCTTTAAGCATCTGCCACGCTTTGCCGAGCGACTGGCGTCGCTGACGCCCAAGCGCAGCATGCGTGCCCTGGTGGTTTATGGCGGCGATGCGTCGCAGCGTCGCACCCAGGCGCAGGTGGTGTCCTGGCGCGATCTGCCGGGCGTGGCCGTTGGTCCGGATCGGGCGGGCAATGAAGCGCACGAATTGTAG
- a CDS encoding IS4 family transposase, which yields MHALRILHRCVAPLLAGIHRRRLAALLEAVAASVSGPRLTLTEIGRRFGGGSELRHRIKRADRLLDNRHLQSDSRTIYGALARMLLNGIAEPLIVIDWSDLKEDQSLHLLRASLPVGGRSLTLYEEVHTQRKLGNRQVQHRFLQRLKALLPTTAEPIIVADSGFKVPFYREVERVGWRWVGRVRGRDDIRLKNRWRSCKRVFAEASETPSALGIGEWARSNPLRAAFVLVRKPKQGRRAKTASGKRARSKKSLQAARNAREPWLLVASSCFADWPATRLVKVYRHWRTALRPSPNWSRPSGRPINGSRMTMMPCSPGDRSGPILWGYLRDRPCFPAKLW from the coding sequence ATGCATGCCCTCAGGATTCTACACCGCTGTGTTGCGCCGCTGCTGGCCGGCATCCACCGGCGGCGCCTGGCCGCGCTGCTCGAAGCGGTCGCGGCTTCGGTCAGCGGCCCGCGGCTGACGCTGACCGAGATCGGCCGCCGCTTCGGTGGCGGGTCGGAGCTGCGCCATCGCATCAAGCGGGCCGACCGCCTGTTGGACAACCGTCACCTGCAGAGCGACAGCCGCACGATCTACGGCGCACTCGCACGGATGCTGCTCAACGGCATCGCCGAACCGCTGATCGTGATCGACTGGAGTGATCTGAAGGAGGACCAATCGCTGCACCTGCTGCGCGCCTCGCTGCCGGTGGGCGGTCGTAGTCTGACGCTATACGAGGAGGTCCACACCCAGCGCAAGCTGGGCAATCGCCAGGTGCAGCATCGCTTCCTGCAGCGGCTCAAGGCACTGCTGCCAACGACGGCGGAACCGATCATTGTCGCCGACTCCGGCTTCAAGGTACCGTTCTACCGCGAGGTCGAGCGCGTGGGCTGGCGCTGGGTCGGGCGGGTGCGCGGGCGTGACGACATCAGGCTCAAGAACCGCTGGCGCAGTTGCAAGCGGGTGTTCGCCGAGGCGAGCGAGACGCCGAGCGCGCTCGGTATCGGCGAGTGGGCGCGCAGCAATCCACTGCGTGCGGCCTTCGTGCTGGTGCGCAAGCCCAAGCAGGGACGCCGGGCCAAGACGGCCTCCGGCAAGCGTGCGCGCTCGAAGAAGAGCTTGCAAGCCGCCCGCAATGCCCGCGAGCCGTGGCTGTTGGTCGCCTCGTCGTGCTTCGCCGACTGGCCGGCAACGCGCCTGGTCAAGGTCTATCGTCACTGGAGGACTGCCTTACGACCATCGCCGAACTGGTCGAGGCCATCGGGCCGCCCAATCAATGGGTCGCGAATGACCATGATGCCGTGCTCGCCGGGTGACCGGAGCGGGCCGATTTTGTGGGGATACCTCAGGGACAGACCATGTTTTCCTGCTAAGCTCTGGTAA
- a CDS encoding DUF3658 domain-containing protein yields MIAIARRAVPVPALCFPGVLAVQPAFWLPTAIKATISHWNPKVLLIAFSALPKPNMPSTQPDFSKPLAIGAYPDLARCLSFPRHAGNRVRSPRSLAELFSSAQELSDAESSDFAEDFLRLRRETGLLRRWEQGRILGVPTDRYDPLLLQCCTTRWTPAARVVGTVMSRGKTGQTLRYPHYKSIINRYLKFNSNAK; encoded by the coding sequence TTGATCGCGATCGCCCGCAGAGCTGTGCCGGTGCCGGCGCTCTGCTTTCCAGGCGTACTCGCGGTGCAGCCCGCGTTCTGGCTACCGACCGCCATCAAGGCGACCATCAGCCACTGGAATCCCAAGGTTTTGCTGATCGCGTTCTCTGCCCTCCCCAAGCCAAACATGCCATCAACTCAGCCTGATTTCTCAAAGCCGTTGGCGATAGGTGCCTATCCCGACCTTGCGCGCTGCCTATCATTCCCACGGCATGCCGGGAACCGTGTTCGGAGTCCCCGATCACTGGCCGAGCTGTTCTCGTCGGCCCAGGAACTGTCGGACGCCGAGAGCTCGGATTTTGCCGAGGATTTCCTGCGCCTGCGCCGCGAAACCGGCCTCCTGCGCCGCTGGGAGCAGGGACGCATCCTGGGCGTGCCGACCGATCGCTACGACCCGCTGCTGCTCCAGTGCTGCACCACCCGCTGGACCCCGGCGGCGCGCGTCGTCGGCACCGTCATGAGCCGGGGTAAAACAGGACAGACCCTGAGGTATCCCCATTATAAGTCGATTATAAACAGATATTTAAAATTTAATTCTAATGCAAAATGA
- a CDS encoding porin family protein produces MTGIDQQHVIAGLQVILPSVKFKAKSVENLSILPRLRGPVRGGNGGNAAEIAPIPSFFYVRPLSDRVRFGFSSTAPLGGGVDYGSDFVGRYALRDATLAGLAATSLRLVAIDECPGEALSFIGRTRWLTGPWRGRIA; encoded by the coding sequence ATGACCGGCATCGACCAACAGCATGTGATCGCTGGCCTCCAGGTCATCCTGCCTAGTGTCAAGTTCAAGGCGAAGAGTGTAGAGAATCTCTCCATACTGCCCAGACTCCGGGGACCGGTTCGCGGCGGCAACGGCGGCAACGCGGCCGAAATTGCCCCCATCCCGAGCTTCTTCTACGTCCGGCCCCTTTCTGATCGCGTCCGCTTCGGCTTCTCCTCGACCGCGCCGCTGGGCGGCGGTGTCGATTACGGATCGGATTTCGTCGGCCGCTACGCACTCCGTGACGCGACACTCGCCGGGCTTGCCGCGACATCACTGCGGCTCGTGGCGATTGACGAATGCCCTGGCGAGGCCTTGAGCTTCATTGGACGGACTCGGTGGCTTACGGGGCCGTGGCGGGGGCGGATTGCGTAA
- a CDS encoding radical SAM protein, with product MLDRLPAVGIPWEAYTRANVIGAAEVVEKLEAAHCEWLLIGFESMSDKTLRDMDKRVSASQNERAFELLAPSRIALRTSFIVGFPGETPEEYEHTHQFIVERLSGRFGVHAFVLVDETMPVWKDAERHRLEVVDPITWSHAGMDSATAVTLRERTLTDARWKSEHAVLSLWQIGYERPLVPELDDRANMRIEKQIERLAFLVRDFGETPEAERRGRAAIDELRHLGITQSAPATAP from the coding sequence TTGTTGGACAGGCTTCCGGCGGTCGGGATCCCGTGGGAGGCTTATACGAGGGCCAATGTCATCGGGGCCGCCGAAGTTGTGGAGAAGCTCGAGGCCGCTCACTGCGAATGGCTTCTCATCGGGTTTGAATCCATGAGCGACAAGACCCTTCGGGATATGGACAAGCGGGTTTCCGCATCCCAGAACGAACGGGCGTTCGAATTGCTCGCCCCGAGCCGCATCGCGCTTCGCACCTCCTTCATCGTTGGATTTCCGGGAGAAACCCCCGAGGAATACGAGCACACACATCAATTCATCGTCGAGCGGCTCTCTGGGCGTTTCGGCGTACACGCCTTCGTCCTCGTCGACGAGACCATGCCGGTCTGGAAAGATGCGGAGCGTCATCGGCTCGAAGTCGTCGATCCGATCACCTGGAGTCACGCTGGTATGGATTCGGCGACCGCCGTGACGCTGCGCGAACGCACCCTGACGGATGCGCGTTGGAAGAGCGAGCATGCCGTCTTGTCGCTCTGGCAAATCGGGTATGAGCGGCCGCTTGTGCCTGAGCTGGACGACCGAGCGAACATGCGGATCGAGAAACAGATCGAACGACTCGCCTTCCTGGTACGGGATTTCGGCGAGACCCCCGAGGCAGAGCGACGGGGACGGGCAGCCATCGACGAGCTCAGGCATCTCGGGATTACGCAATCCGCCCCCGCCACGGCCCCGTAA
- a CDS encoding B12-binding domain-containing radical SAM protein produces MPHLPTETVRSIVEAAGVECVLFDLEDLWRGTAGCRDPDVDVLGLSTSFICDSYTLGRTIDWLTSRFLGVPLVLGGQFSNLKFAGILKRHPAVTYIIRGDAEIALPALLQALDGSGTLDQVPNLVWRDPGGGVRTNPPASLDLDAVPAPEFQGTHRLVPYESMRGCPFFGKYCSHPSASPRWRFRSADRICSDWMHYAEHNGARSIRAMD; encoded by the coding sequence ATGCCCCATCTGCCTACCGAGACGGTGCGTTCGATCGTCGAGGCAGCGGGCGTTGAATGCGTGTTGTTCGATCTCGAGGATCTGTGGCGCGGCACCGCCGGCTGCCGCGACCCGGATGTCGATGTCTTGGGCCTCTCTACATCGTTCATCTGCGACAGCTACACGCTCGGTCGGACGATCGACTGGCTAACGTCGCGGTTCCTGGGCGTGCCGCTGGTCTTGGGTGGACAGTTCAGCAACCTAAAGTTCGCCGGTATCCTGAAAAGGCACCCGGCCGTCACCTACATCATCCGCGGCGACGCCGAAATTGCGTTGCCCGCGCTCCTGCAGGCGCTCGACGGCTCCGGAACCCTCGACCAGGTGCCCAATCTGGTCTGGCGTGACCCCGGCGGCGGGGTTCGGACCAACCCGCCTGCGTCACTAGACCTCGATGCGGTGCCTGCGCCCGAGTTCCAGGGCACTCATCGGCTCGTGCCCTACGAGTCCATGCGGGGATGTCCGTTCTTCGGCAAATATTGCTCCCACCCATCCGCGTCGCCCCGCTGGCGTTTCCGCTCGGCCGACAGGATCTGCAGCGACTGGATGCATTATGCCGAGCACAACGGGGCTCGGAGTATTCGGGCAATGGATTAG
- a CDS encoding class I SAM-dependent methyltransferase, whose protein sequence is MKSPYDDHPEFYTQDHRQNRLLFPINKEQLESRHAAMFSEWNLKEKTVLDLGSCMGATGQWVLFNGARHYTGVEAQAAYAERSRHLLGHYSDRVRIEQTSIEDFLAVNTEEFDVVVMLGVIYAFLSYHDLLAKVARICKETLIIEGVYPYPNVCNPKAPIVEITTEQSMVVADAEQHVQGIGVRISPSALSIVLSTMGFEPVGKPTMPKHITSVIDNFRGDPSETYSVRYIESFRKVDRICRVLTDELVHPTEDTRIKAWADFEKHRPYVEPKTLALAEKPWQFDQKVAENFPDEARQNIPDYGRVLDVCIEIADMFLEKDAPVIDVGCALGEALKRFHEHGYRHLYGVDNSRDMLARAFNSTDQTLTYILSDRFPSEHGPYRLVTANWTLHFIKQREDYLRDIHAALEDGGFFVLTEKVMLSSMMDRLYKQFKLDAGLSQDYIDYKEEALKDVLVPYPLDWYLVKLRQIGFRSVEILNARLSFVTFLARK, encoded by the coding sequence ATGAAATCACCCTACGACGACCATCCGGAGTTCTACACTCAAGACCATCGGCAGAACCGCCTGTTGTTCCCGATCAACAAGGAACAGTTGGAGAGTCGTCACGCCGCGATGTTTTCCGAATGGAATCTTAAAGAAAAGACGGTGCTGGATCTCGGTTCCTGCATGGGGGCGACGGGCCAGTGGGTGCTGTTTAACGGCGCGCGACACTATACCGGCGTCGAGGCACAGGCCGCCTATGCGGAGCGATCGCGGCATCTACTCGGGCATTATTCGGACCGTGTCAGGATCGAGCAGACATCCATCGAAGATTTTCTGGCCGTGAATACAGAGGAATTCGATGTTGTCGTGATGCTCGGCGTGATCTACGCCTTTTTGAGCTATCACGACCTCCTCGCGAAGGTCGCGCGAATCTGCAAGGAAACACTGATTATCGAAGGGGTCTATCCGTATCCGAACGTCTGCAATCCGAAAGCCCCGATCGTCGAGATCACGACCGAGCAATCCATGGTGGTGGCGGACGCCGAGCAGCACGTGCAAGGCATCGGTGTGCGTATCTCCCCGTCGGCATTGTCGATCGTTCTCAGCACCATGGGTTTCGAGCCTGTGGGGAAGCCGACGATGCCGAAGCACATCACGAGCGTGATCGACAATTTTCGTGGAGATCCATCCGAGACCTATTCGGTGCGCTATATCGAGTCGTTTCGTAAGGTGGACAGGATCTGTCGGGTGTTGACGGATGAGTTGGTCCACCCGACCGAGGACACTAGAATAAAGGCATGGGCCGATTTCGAGAAACATCGGCCCTATGTCGAGCCGAAGACCCTGGCGCTGGCGGAAAAGCCATGGCAGTTCGATCAGAAGGTTGCCGAGAATTTTCCGGACGAGGCACGGCAGAATATCCCCGATTACGGGCGCGTGCTTGACGTCTGCATCGAGATTGCAGACATGTTCTTGGAGAAGGACGCCCCGGTAATCGATGTCGGTTGTGCCTTGGGCGAGGCGTTGAAGCGCTTCCATGAGCACGGCTATCGACATCTATACGGCGTCGACAACTCACGCGACATGCTGGCGCGTGCGTTCAACAGTACCGATCAGACTTTGACCTATATCCTGTCCGATCGTTTTCCATCCGAGCATGGACCCTATCGTTTGGTGACCGCGAATTGGACGCTCCATTTCATCAAACAACGCGAGGACTATTTACGAGACATCCATGCGGCGCTCGAAGACGGCGGTTTTTTTGTCTTGACCGAAAAGGTCATGCTGTCCTCGATGATGGATCGTCTCTATAAGCAATTCAAGTTGGATGCCGGGTTGAGTCAGGACTACATCGATTACAAGGAAGAGGCGTTGAAGGATGTTCTCGTGCCCTATCCTTTGGATTGGTACCTGGTGAAGCTCAGGCAGATCGGCTTTCGGTCGGTCGAGATTCTCAACGCGAGACTGTCGTTCGTGACCTTTCTCGCCCGCAAATAG
- a CDS encoding alpha/beta hydrolase, which yields MYVVTNRKVNRRKEGLDLFGDTPNTVGPNELRLVKVTKQGSHYVTELLADRLTQAEVRELKRRHALDIDERADWYASLKVACELMEQVAREKRHLLIYVHGYNNDMRDVVSTVEALEALYNIIVLPFSWSANGGGAVSGTADYLDDKQDARVSMDALNRLFDKVQFYHEKLTEARRDAFWRQAMAEDGGRGNREAVQARFTQLLADDCKVTLNLMCHSMGNYVLKYALQPSAAASAKLIFDNVSLLAADTNNAAHEIWVQRIQARNRLYVVINENDFALAWSRRKPGEAQRARLGHYLKNLFAANARYIDITRADGVGNAHGYFTGEPVARNAALKAVFSDAFEGGRAEDRLSYAADINAYRLM from the coding sequence ATGTATGTCGTCACGAATCGGAAGGTCAACAGGCGCAAGGAAGGTCTGGATCTCTTCGGCGATACGCCGAATACCGTTGGCCCCAACGAGCTGCGGCTCGTCAAGGTTACCAAACAAGGCTCCCATTACGTCACCGAGCTACTCGCCGACAGGCTGACACAGGCCGAGGTGCGGGAGCTGAAGCGACGACATGCGCTCGACATCGACGAGCGGGCGGATTGGTATGCGAGTTTGAAGGTCGCCTGCGAGCTTATGGAACAGGTTGCTCGCGAGAAGCGCCATTTGTTGATCTATGTCCACGGCTACAACAACGACATGCGCGACGTCGTGAGCACGGTCGAGGCGCTCGAGGCACTCTACAACATCATCGTCTTGCCCTTCAGTTGGTCCGCCAACGGGGGCGGGGCGGTCAGCGGGACGGCGGACTACCTCGACGACAAACAGGATGCGCGGGTCTCGATGGACGCGTTGAACCGCCTTTTCGATAAGGTGCAGTTCTACCACGAGAAGCTGACCGAGGCGCGTCGGGATGCCTTTTGGCGGCAGGCCATGGCGGAGGACGGCGGTCGGGGAAATCGGGAGGCCGTGCAGGCACGCTTCACGCAGCTGTTGGCCGATGACTGCAAAGTCACGCTCAACCTGATGTGTCACAGCATGGGCAACTATGTGCTCAAATATGCCTTGCAGCCAAGCGCTGCAGCCTCTGCAAAACTGATCTTCGACAATGTCTCGCTGTTGGCCGCCGATACGAACAATGCGGCTCATGAGATCTGGGTCCAGCGCATCCAGGCCCGCAACCGTCTCTATGTCGTCATCAACGAGAACGACTTTGCGCTTGCGTGGTCGCGCCGTAAGCCGGGCGAGGCGCAGCGGGCGCGGCTCGGCCATTATCTCAAGAACCTGTTTGCGGCGAATGCGCGCTATATCGACATCACCCGGGCCGATGGCGTGGGCAACGCCCACGGGTATTTCACGGGCGAGCCGGTGGCGCGCAACGCGGCACTGAAGGCCGTGTTCAGCGACGCCTTCGAGGGCGGGCGTGCCGAGGATCGGTTGTCCTATGCGGCCGATATCAACGCCTATCGGTTGATGTAA
- a CDS encoding alpha-amylase family glycosyl hydrolase: MKIYNLFPRLAGHFKDWTPHLERASAMGFDWIFVNPIQVLGQSRSLYSIADHFAINATFVAPDTGRTAEEQVRAVVAEADRLGLGMMIDLVINHCAKDSRLVHEHPEWFVRDGNEVASAFCVESDGNRVVWHDLAQFDHRGSPDRAGLLAYCIKMVEYLVALGFRGFRCDAAYQIPKPVWEHLIAHIRKAHPDVVFVAETLGCSPEQTRETAAAGFDAIFNSSKWWDFEGGWLLEQYEQTRRLVPSISFPESHDTERLFQESGGNPDAMKQRYLFAALFSAGVMIPIGFEHGFRRRLDVVQTRPDDWEDINLDLTGFIAEVNRIKDRFPVFRQEGPLERLNHPNSAILLLRKGSDTGRDTALLALNKDPWNHQHLRIDDICQAARASDPMLDVSPESPMDRLPTPFEFELGPGMGRVWATPAMRTDGDSRSAERWNEDRAQVA, translated from the coding sequence ATGAAGATCTACAATCTGTTTCCCCGGCTCGCCGGACATTTCAAGGATTGGACGCCCCACCTCGAGCGGGCCTCCGCCATGGGTTTCGACTGGATCTTCGTCAACCCGATCCAGGTCCTCGGCCAGTCCCGCTCCCTCTACTCGATCGCGGATCATTTCGCGATCAACGCCACCTTCGTTGCACCGGATACGGGTCGGACAGCGGAGGAGCAGGTTCGCGCCGTGGTCGCGGAGGCCGATCGGCTCGGTCTCGGCATGATGATCGACCTCGTGATCAACCATTGCGCCAAGGACTCGCGGTTGGTGCATGAGCACCCGGAATGGTTCGTGCGCGACGGCAACGAGGTCGCCAGCGCCTTCTGTGTCGAGTCCGACGGGAATCGGGTCGTTTGGCACGATCTGGCGCAATTCGATCACCGCGGCTCGCCCGATCGCGCGGGACTCCTCGCCTACTGCATCAAGATGGTCGAGTATCTTGTCGCGCTGGGCTTTCGCGGCTTCCGCTGCGACGCGGCCTATCAGATCCCGAAACCGGTCTGGGAGCATCTGATTGCGCACATCCGCAAGGCGCATCCGGATGTCGTCTTCGTCGCCGAGACACTGGGCTGCTCGCCGGAACAAACCCGAGAGACCGCGGCCGCCGGCTTCGACGCCATCTTCAACAGCTCCAAATGGTGGGACTTCGAGGGCGGCTGGCTACTGGAGCAATACGAGCAGACGCGCCGCTTGGTCCCCTCGATCAGCTTTCCGGAGAGCCACGACACCGAGCGGCTCTTTCAGGAATCCGGCGGCAACCCCGACGCCATGAAGCAACGTTACCTGTTCGCCGCGCTCTTCTCGGCGGGCGTTATGATCCCGATCGGTTTCGAGCATGGATTCAGACGGCGACTCGACGTCGTCCAGACTCGACCCGACGATTGGGAGGACATAAACCTCGATCTCACCGGCTTCATCGCCGAGGTCAACCGCATCAAGGACCGTTTCCCGGTGTTCCGCCAGGAAGGGCCGCTCGAGCGACTCAATCATCCGAATTCCGCCATCCTCCTGCTCCGCAAAGGGTCCGACACGGGTCGGGACACGGCACTGCTCGCCCTGAACAAGGACCCCTGGAATCACCAGCACCTGCGTATCGACGACATCTGCCAGGCCGCTCGAGCATCCGACCCGATGCTCGACGTCTCGCCCGAGTCGCCGATGGACCGACTGCCCACGCCCTTCGAGTTCGAGCTCGGCCCAGGAATGGGTCGGGTGTGGGCCACCCCGGCCATGCGCACCGACGGCGACTCCCGTAGCGCAGAGCGCTGGAACGAAGACCGGGCGCAGGTCGCTTAG